The following are encoded together in the Apodemus sylvaticus chromosome 11, mApoSyl1.1, whole genome shotgun sequence genome:
- the Adra2c gene encoding alpha-2C adrenergic receptor yields MASPALAAALAAAAAEGPNGSDAGEWGSGGGANASGTDWGPPPGQYSAGAVAGLAAVVGFLIVFTVVGNVLVVIAVLTSRALRAPQNLFLVSLASADILVATLVMPFSLANELMAYWYFGQVWCGVYLALDVLFCTSSIVHLCAISLDRYWSVTQAVEYNLKRTPRRVKATIVAVWLISAVISFPPLVSFYRRPDGAAYPQCGLNDETWYILSSCIGSFFAPCLIMGLVYARIYRVAKLRTRTLSEKRGPAGPDGASPTTENGLGKAAGENGHCAPPRTEVEPDESSAAERRRRRGALRRGGRRREAAEGDTGSADGPGPGLAAEQGARTASRSPGPGGRLSRASSRSVEFFLSRRRRARSSVCRRKVAQAREKRFTFVLAVVMGVFVLCWFPFFFSYSLYGICREACQLPEPLFKFFFWIGYCNSSLNPVIYTVFNQDFRRSFKHILFRRRRRGFRQ; encoded by the coding sequence ATGGCGTCCCCAGCGCTGGCCGCGGcgctggcggcggcggcggctgagGGCCCCAACGGGAGCGACGCGGGCGAATGGGGTAGCGGCGGGGGTGCCAACGCCTCGGGGACCGACTGGGGGCCACCGCCGGGCCAGTACTCCGCAGGTGCTGTGGCGGGGCTGGCAGCCGTGGTGGGTTTCCTCATCGTTTTCACCGTGGTGGGCAACGTGCTCGTGGTGATCGCTGTGTTGACCAGCCGAGCGCTGCGCGCCCCGCAGAACCTCTTCCTGGTATCTCTGGCCTCAGCTGACATCCTAGTGGCCACACTGGTCATGCCCTTTTCGCTGGCCAATGAGCTCATGGCCTACTGGTACTTCGGGcaagtgtggtgtggtgtgtacctggCACTGGACGTGCTCTTCTGCACCTCGTCCATCGTGCACTTGTGTGCCATTAGTCTGGACCGCTACTGGTCGGTGACGCAAGCGGTAGAGTACAACCTGAAGCGCACGCCGCGCCGTGTCAAGGCCACCATCGTGGCCGTGTGGCTCATCTCCGCTGTCATCTCCTTCCCGCCTCTCGTCTCGTTCTACCGCCGGCCCGACGGCGCCGCCTACCCGCAGTGCGGCCTCAACGATGAGACCTGGTACATCTTGTCCTCCTGCATAGGCTCCTTCTTCGCGCCCTGCCTCATCATGGGCCTGGTCTATGCGCGCATCTACCGTGTGGCCAAGCTGCGCACGCGTACGCTCAGCGAGAAACGCGGCCCCGCCGGCCCCGACGGCGCGTCCCCGACCACAGAGAATGGGCTGGGCAAGGCGGCGGGGGAGAATGGGCATTGCGCGCCCCCGCGCACTGAAGTGGAGCCGGATGAGAGCAGTGCGGCGGAGAGGCGGAGGCGCCGGGGCGCGCTGCGCAGAGGAGGACGGCGGCGAGAGGCTGCCGAGGGGGACACGGGCAGTGCGGACGGACCGGGACCGGGACTGGCGGCCGAGCAGGGTGCTCGGACTGCGTCTCGGTCTCCAGGCCCCGGAGGGCGCCTGTCGCGGGCCAGCTCGCGCTCCGTCGAGTTCTTCCTGTCGCGTCGGCGCCGGGCGCGCAGCAGCGTGTGCCGCCGCAAGGTGGCCCAGGCGCGCGAGAAGCGCTTTACCTTCGTGTTGGCGGTGGTCATGGGCGTGTTCGTACTGTGCTGGttccctttcttcttcagctACAGCCTATATGGCATCTGCCGCGAGGCCTGCCAGCTGCCAGAACCGctctttaagtttttcttctgGATCGGCTACTGCAACAGTTCGCTCAACCCGGTCATCTACACTGTCTTCAATCAGGACTTCAGACGCTCTTTCAAGCACATCCTCTTCCGAAGGAGGAGAAGGGGCTTCAGGCAGTGA